The Macaca fascicularis isolate 582-1 chromosome 11, T2T-MFA8v1.1 genomic sequence CTCTGGGTATCGTTGCTCTGGCATTTGCCCACTCGGCATCTCAGCTGTCCTAAAGCTCTTTCCAATTACTTCTCACTCTTTACGGGCTGTGTGGTGAGGCACTCCAGCTTCTACTCTGTCACGCTGATCAAAAAGGCACAGTGTGGGAAAGTCCCCTACTGGGATGGCCGTTGCTTGGAAGCAGGGCAGGCTAAGGGGCCCGCAGCTGCCCAAGGCTGGTGTAGACGTCCTCTGCTCCGCTCAGCTCCTCAAAGATTGGGATCAGGTTCAGCAACTCAGTGTCTGCCATGTCATCAAACCAGGACTGCACAGGCACCTGGTGGGGGGAAGATGTGGTGTCAATCTCCCAACTGCCgcttcctcctccctcaccccagAGCCCTAGAGGGTGGCTGGGTCTTCCTGGAGGGGTGTACTTCTCTGGTGGAGCCCACAGTTCCAGTCTGCTTCCTCTCCCAATCCCTACCGTGGAGACGTGTCAGGAGCACTCACTGCATTCTCAGGGTGGAAGATGTAAGAAGCAGGTGAGTTGTCCAGGATGAGGGTCTTCCTCAGGTCCCTACCCAGGCGGCTGAGGTCCTTGACGTAGCAGCCCTGGTGGAACACGCAGGACTCACGGAATAGGCGGGCCCGGAACACCCCACACCGATCCAGCAGGTCTGTCACAGGGTCGGCATACTAGGAGGAGAGAAGATGCCTTAGTATGGATGCAGTCCTGGTCCTCCTGTGGCACCCTAGGGACCAAAAGGGAGCTGCTGGaccacccctgtggccaccacacCCACTCCTGGTTCTTCCCTCTCACCCCTAGgtaccttggccaggctggcagtGAAGAGAACACATTCAAAGAGTTCCCCCATACGTCTCAGGAACTCATCCACATAAGGCCTCTTGAGCACATACACCTGAGGAAGAGCAGAGCAGCGTGTTGGAAGCCTCCCTGTGATGAAGCTTTGCAGTACGAGGTACCTTCACCAGTTACAGAGAGCAGCAAGGAGCTCTCAACCCCTGCAGCCCAGCCTCTTGGACTACCTGGCTGGAAGCCTGCGGCCCCCTGAGGGTCCACAGACCCTGAGAACTGGCTGTATCCCCTCACCAGGTTTCCAATGGATCAGTGGTCCCAACCTCAACCTGGCGCAGGAAGAAGTGCATACACCTTGTCCCAGAAGCCATCTCTGTTTCCGGCGGCGGACCATCAGCTGCCTCCAGAAACAAGTAATCAAGAATAGGCCTCACAGATGGAAACAGCCTATCCTGGATTACTTGAATCCAGCCACAGCCTCTATGGGAGCTTTCTGTCCTTGGCTCCAACAGGACAGTCTGTCCAGGTCACGATCAGGTAATGAACTGCACCAGGGAGCAGTGACTTTTTCCCCTCAATGGCCCCATTCTAGACAGATACTCTGCCGACTCTTGCTCTGCACCAGATTTTGTGCTTGCTTCTGCCAGCCACCCCTAACACCTGCGTCCACCTTTACGATCTTGCACATTTTGGCAAGTCCTTTGGCTACCTGACCCCCCATCGGTCTGCACTCTATTGCTTCCATGACTCTAGCCTACACAGGTGCTATCAGAACCATTTCCAGAAaggtcctttttctttttttattttttagagatggggtcttgctgtgtgaGGCCAGGCTGGTTgtaacttgtgggctcaagtgttcctcctgcctcagcctcccagagtgctgggatgacaggtgtaagccacggCGCCTGACTCCCAAAGCTCCTTTACCCACATAACTCCCGAGCTCAACGAGAGTCAGCCTGCCGTGACTCTCCCTCCTAGAGTGGGCCTGAACTGGCCACCAACTCACCAGACCCCTCAAGAGCTCTGCAGGAACCCTCTGTTCTAGGCAGCCACAACTTAGCATCTGTTAGCCTGCCATTCCTTTGACCTCCAACaagccccttcctcatcccaGCTATTCATCAAGTCTGGCATCCTTTCAAAACCCACCTTGGGCAGGTAGTGCTCCCTTATTTTAACctcatccttttaaaaattattcataccCTTCCTTGTTAGCCAGGAGTTCACAGTGTGTATCTGTTTGAAAATATGCCTTCACCTGTTCTACAAGGGTTTAGCACATCCCTATACCCTCAGCTAGACTGTAAAAGGGCTGCTGGACCAAGCCTGGTCCTGACCGGGGCCTGGCAGGTCTTCTGGGCAGGCAAGCTGAGTAAATGGTCTTTCACTAGCAATGTCACATGATCCTTAAGCCGGGACTGCCTGGGCTGCAGGCTGGAGCCTGGTCCGTTTAGATTTGAGTGCTCTTTACATTGACAGACATACATTGAGTACTTCCTCAGGCAGAATCCAATGGAGGGCCCCAGGGAAGGCAGTCAgagaaggcttcacagaggaggagaTGTCTGGGCTGGGGAGGAAGAAAGTCACTAGCTATTCACagtgggggtgtggggggggAGCATGGGCAAGAGGGCATTCCAAGCAGAGAAAATGGTTACTACTGGTTTCCTTGCCTGTTACAGGAAAAGAGATACCTGGTTAAGGTATCTTAACAGGTATAGATACCTTTCTTAAGGAACAGAGAAATGTAATAAATCATGTTAACAGTGCTGGCCACGTGAGAGGATGGTGGTTAacaaatgatagctattattattattattaaataaaatgtaaactatttttttaaacagcttggTTGCAAAGAGAAAACAAGGGTGACAGCTGGGGGGGATATGGGCTGAAactctttttttaagatgagaaagCCTTGAGTGTGAAAGATACCAATAAAAAGGGGAGGCTGGAGTTATAGAAAAGGGATCAGCTGACAGAACGCAAGCCCTGAGACGGGTGGAGGACCCCAGTATGCGTGGGGCAGAAGGCAGACCCCCCACcctctgggctgggtgtggtcgGGCTGGCAGCTCACCTGGTGAGTGGTCCCTTCAATCTCTATAGGCACTATGAAGTCAGCATTGTTGATTGGCTGGAAGGCAGAAAAGTTAATGCTGTCAGCATGGTGGCAAAGAAACATGAGGCCCCCACCATAACCCTAGGTGGGTGGGGAGAAACAGATCTTAGAGACTCCTGGAAGTGCCTCTGGCCGCCCCATTAAGGGGTTCTCACCCTAGTTCAAAATGTGATATCCCATTCTGGTTTTCCCTACTCCTTAGCACCTCCACTCTGACAAATTCTACCTGAGCTGAGAGTTTTGGGGCCTGAGTTTCCTGATGAGACAAGCAGGGGCAAGGGCCAAAGGTGATTGAACCACTCTTTTAGGCCTGCCCTGCACAGAGCCCTGGTGGCTGTCTGTGCTATGTGGCTCAGGGGCAGATGCAGCCTGTTGGGAGTGATTGGAGATAGCAGCCCTGGTGGAACACACAGGGTTCCTACTCAACAGTCTTTAGTGGGGCCTCTAGATACCTGTGACACCAGGGTGGCCAAAATGCCAGAGGCCTGGCCTTTTCCCTTCTAatctctcctctttcctcaccTTTAGCTTCCTTACACAATTGTTGTCAGATTCACAAAAGGGCCCAAGATAAAGGTAGGAAGGGTTCCCCAGACGTTGAGTTACCTTAAATGAGCTATGCACAAGGGTTTCATCGAGGTCAATGACCACACAGATCCTTCCTTgatcttcctctgtcacctcTGGGAGCAGGCAGGTCCCTGGGATCTAAAACCAAGCCAGGTTGCTGAGATCTGCCCACCAAGAAAGCCCAGTTGTACCCCTTGGCATAACTATGGGAAGAGCTGGGCTGTTTGTGGAGACAATCACCAACCCAAGATAGGCACCTCTTAAAGGCCGGGAAGAGAGAAGGTGGAGTTGTTTCATTGCTTTCAGCCTCCCAATGGGACTATTAAGTGATCTGGACATTGGAGGTGGTGGCCAGGGCTGGTGTGGGATGGACAGCAGCTGTGGGAAGAGGGCATAGAGCACCAGCTGTCCCCTAAAATCTAATGCCTTGCACACAGCAGGCCCTCAACAAATATGGGGAATAAATGGCTTCGCAGGTCAGGGAGGTGGCTGGCCAGGCACCAAGGACTATGCACGTCACCCTGCCCATGGAGCTGGCAGGGATCACAGGGTCCTGGCTTCTGAGTACTTACCAGGCCAGAGTCACGTACCTGGTAGAATTGGTACTGGAGACACT encodes the following:
- the CTDSP2 gene encoding carboxy-terminal domain RNA polymerase II polypeptide A small phosphatase 2 isoform X1; amino-acid sequence: MEHGSIITQARREDALVLTKQGLVSKSSPKKPRGRNIFKALFCCFRAQHVGQSSSSTELAAYKEEANTIAKSDLLQCLQYQFYQVRDSGLIPGTCLLPEVTEEDQGRICVVIDLDETLVHSSFKPINNADFIVPIEIEGTTHQVYVLKRPYVDEFLRRMGELFECVLFTASLAKYADPVTDLLDRCGVFRARLFRESCVFHQGCYVKDLSRLGRDLRKTLILDNSPASYIFHPENAVPVQSWFDDMADTELLNLIPIFEELSGAEDVYTSLGQLRAP
- the CTDSP2 gene encoding carboxy-terminal domain RNA polymerase II polypeptide A small phosphatase 2 isoform X2, with the protein product MEHGSIITQARREDALVLTKQGLVSKSSPKKPRGRNIFKALFCCFRAQHVGQSSSSTELAAYKEEANTIAKSDLLQCLQYQFYQIPGTCLLPEVTEEDQGRICVVIDLDETLVHSSFKPINNADFIVPIEIEGTTHQVYVLKRPYVDEFLRRMGELFECVLFTASLAKYADPVTDLLDRCGVFRARLFRESCVFHQGCYVKDLSRLGRDLRKTLILDNSPASYIFHPENAVPVQSWFDDMADTELLNLIPIFEELSGAEDVYTSLGQLRAP
- the CTDSP2 gene encoding carboxy-terminal domain RNA polymerase II polypeptide A small phosphatase 2 isoform X4, with product MEHGSIITQARREDALVLTKQGLVSKSSPKKPRGRNIFKALFCCFRAQHVGQSSSSTELAAYKEEANTIAKSDLLQCLQYQFYQIPGTCLLPEVTEEDQGRICVVIDLDETLVHSSFKPINNADFIVPIEIEGTTHQVYVLKRPYVDEFLRRMGELFECVLFTASLAKYADPVTDLLDRCGVFRARLFRESCVFHQGCYVKDLSRLGRDLRKTLILDNSPASYIFHPENAVSAPDTSPRCLCSPGLMTWQTLSC
- the CTDSP2 gene encoding carboxy-terminal domain RNA polymerase II polypeptide A small phosphatase 2 isoform X3, with the translated sequence MEHGSIITQARREDALVLTKQGLVSKSSPKKPRGRNIFKALFCCFRAQHVGQSSSSTELAAYKEEANTIAKSDLLQCLQYQFYQVRDSGLIPGTCLLPEVTEEDQGRICVVIDLDETLVHSSFKPINNADFIVPIEIEGTTHQVYVLKRPYVDEFLRRMGELFECVLFTASLAKYADPVTDLLDRCGVFRARLFRESCVFHQGCYVKDLSRLGRDLRKTLILDNSPASYIFHPENAVSAPDTSPRCLCSPGLMTWQTLSC